One region of Desulfovibrio sp. JC022 genomic DNA includes:
- a CDS encoding SLC13 family permease, with translation MTNAMQTIKKWAMAAAIGAAGAFIMHDPGNPKIALYWFETIFAIAGFAFEIMPLFATAVLLLMAYIVTGIATPDLAFVGWTTPIPWVCMCGMLIGVLMEKTKLSNRIALLAITRIGRTPLRLYVAMIVAGYAVGAIIPDVITVTILFMAIASGMCSAMKLDKGSKAATTLIMAAFFGATVPATNYLPNNVGIVGLLMVKDMGVPIEWLSFFIENIAFALLVGVACVGILHFFGSKELGKYMDQCLEHASENLASMGSITRDEKKTLMLTTLALAAFATETLHGIPGYYAFCAVVLLGFTPLFNLLKKEDVAQVQFSILFFIVGCMAIGIVAGSLGIPAWMAGKIVPYLESVQSLAGSSLLAYCTGILANFALTPVAAATSLSIPLAEIATTLGMDIKPLLYSFFYGLDQFLFPYELAAALIMFATGYVRMRYLMLIMAIRMLCGAVAVWIVASTYWQWIF, from the coding sequence ATGACCAACGCAATGCAAACAATAAAAAAATGGGCTATGGCCGCTGCAATCGGTGCTGCCGGAGCTTTCATCATGCACGATCCGGGTAATCCCAAGATCGCCCTCTACTGGTTTGAAACGATCTTCGCCATCGCGGGTTTCGCCTTTGAGATTATGCCTCTGTTCGCCACAGCGGTATTGTTGCTCATGGCCTACATTGTTACCGGGATCGCCACCCCGGACCTTGCTTTTGTGGGCTGGACCACCCCCATCCCATGGGTCTGCATGTGCGGAATGCTTATCGGCGTACTCATGGAAAAAACCAAGCTTTCCAACCGCATCGCCCTGCTGGCTATCACCCGCATCGGACGCACTCCCCTAAGACTCTACGTCGCCATGATTGTTGCCGGTTACGCCGTTGGTGCCATCATCCCGGATGTCATCACCGTAACCATCCTGTTCATGGCTATTGCCTCGGGCATGTGTTCGGCAATGAAGCTGGATAAGGGTTCCAAAGCCGCAACAACCCTGATTATGGCCGCTTTCTTCGGTGCCACCGTCCCGGCCACCAACTACCTGCCCAATAACGTCGGTATTGTCGGCCTGCTCATGGTCAAGGATATGGGCGTCCCCATTGAATGGCTGAGCTTCTTTATTGAGAACATCGCTTTCGCCCTGCTTGTAGGTGTTGCCTGTGTGGGAATCCTGCACTTCTTCGGTTCAAAGGAACTGGGCAAATACATGGACCAATGCCTTGAGCACGCCAGCGAGAATCTCGCCTCCATGGGGTCCATCACCCGTGACGAGAAGAAAACCCTGATGCTGACCACACTGGCCCTTGCCGCTTTTGCCACTGAAACACTGCACGGCATTCCCGGTTACTACGCTTTCTGCGCCGTGGTCCTGCTGGGTTTTACCCCGCTCTTCAATCTGCTCAAGAAAGAAGACGTGGCTCAGGTTCAATTCTCCATCCTCTTCTTCATTGTCGGGTGTATGGCTATCGGTATTGTAGCCGGAAGCCTCGGTATTCCCGCATGGATGGCCGGAAAGATTGTGCCATACCTCGAAAGTGTCCAGAGTCTGGCCGGTTCATCACTGCTGGCCTACTGCACCGGGATTCTCGCCAACTTTGCTCTGACACCTGTTGCCGCGGCCACATCGTTGAGTATCCCGCTGGCTGAAATCGCCACCACCCTTGGCATGGACATTAAGCCGCTGCTGTACAGCTTCTTCTACGGATTGGACCAGTTCCTCTTCCCGTACGAGCTTGCCGCCGCGCTGATCATGTTCGCCACCGGATACGTACGCATGCGCTACCTGATGCTGATCATGGCAATCAGAATGCTTTGCGGAGCCGTTGCGGTCTGGATTGTAGCCTCCACCTACTGGCAGTGGATTTTCTAA
- a CDS encoding DMT family transporter has product MSKTLLLVALAVVHIIWGGGFIVLKMVQETFTLEQILLGRVLFASLLYLILWSRIPKPVYQKGDWKMLLLLALCEPFLLFTFETLGLQYTSASQGGMIVACVPMTVAIGAYVVYKEKISRRCMAGILFAVVGVGIVSAFGEANEHGSNPLLGNFFIFCATLSATCYALTVKHLAARYHFMYLSAIQVFGATILFLPGAIMSPMPENLNWQAFGALVYLGLGITFLVYFVINYALTKIKAAHVILFSNLIPVATLVLAFLILDETLTPVQYGGAALVLGGMFLAGSPDSVE; this is encoded by the coding sequence ATGTCTAAAACCCTTCTTCTCGTGGCCCTTGCCGTGGTTCACATCATCTGGGGCGGCGGGTTCATCGTCCTCAAAATGGTGCAGGAAACCTTTACTCTGGAACAGATTCTTCTGGGCCGGGTACTTTTCGCTTCCCTTCTCTATCTCATCCTCTGGTCACGCATTCCCAAGCCTGTATATCAAAAAGGTGACTGGAAAATGCTCCTGCTTCTTGCGCTTTGCGAACCATTCCTGCTCTTCACCTTTGAAACTCTCGGGTTGCAATACACATCCGCATCACAGGGCGGAATGATCGTCGCCTGCGTACCCATGACCGTGGCTATCGGGGCTTATGTTGTTTACAAAGAAAAAATCAGCCGCCGCTGCATGGCCGGAATCCTGTTTGCTGTTGTGGGTGTAGGCATTGTCTCTGCTTTCGGGGAAGCCAACGAACACGGTAGTAATCCGCTGCTGGGGAACTTCTTCATCTTCTGCGCTACGCTATCCGCCACCTGCTATGCCCTGACCGTAAAGCATCTCGCCGCCCGCTACCACTTCATGTATCTCTCGGCCATTCAGGTCTTCGGGGCCACCATTTTGTTTCTGCCCGGTGCAATCATGTCTCCCATGCCGGAGAACCTGAATTGGCAGGCCTTCGGCGCACTGGTCTATCTGGGACTGGGTATCACCTTTCTGGTCTATTTCGTCATCAACTACGCCCTGACCAAAATCAAGGCCGCCCACGTAATCCTATTCTCCAACCTGATCCCGGTGGCAACCCTCGTCCTTGCCTTCCTGATCCTCGACGAAACGCTCACACCCGTGCAATACGGCGGAGCCGCTCTCGTTCTGGGAGGCATGTTTCTGGCTGGATCTCCTGATTCAGTGGAATAA